Proteins encoded within one genomic window of uncultured Draconibacterium sp.:
- a CDS encoding aspartyl protease family protein, which yields MKPIKWNKIKLIVLMALLALLVVPNTSFAQDTKSQALDQNISIYAEDEPLSDVIEKICKYLDIDYSYNADMVADKKISLNVSNKPLKYVLDKLMKDFYLLFEIEDNLLVVRDYVPIDESMEYENATQQFASTNRGFLFDNPRDKQITIKFKSASNLIIIPVNINDSDTLNFILDTGVRYPIITELPFINKLNLNYMMPVKVRGLGEGESLTAYRSGNNVMQIDGLTARNQEVQMIIDENFQISHMLGIPVHGLIGFNLFKDYIVKVDYLNEKLTLYKPEYFKYRDRNKDIIMPLHFDGNKPFVRTTIVTDDMKEVPVKLLVDTGASDALWLSEKSDERINLPQQHVETFLGRGLNGDLYGTKGRIDAIWVGPLLLTKPIVAFPNSKHIDSLISVNGRNGTIGAEILRRFYVTIDYRNNRLTLRPNHKIKEDFNYNMSGMEVTNPMPGLPIFTIADVLENSPAHIAGLQENDQIIRINSSNHQSLELNDINLLLQSREDKKIKLTVLRDGEEFKTSFYLKKMF from the coding sequence ATGAAACCAATAAAATGGAATAAAATAAAACTTATAGTCCTAATGGCCTTGCTGGCTTTGTTAGTGGTACCTAACACCAGTTTTGCCCAGGATACAAAGAGCCAGGCGCTCGATCAAAACATCAGTATTTATGCTGAAGACGAGCCACTTTCAGATGTTATTGAAAAGATCTGTAAATACCTGGACATTGATTATTCGTACAACGCCGATATGGTTGCCGATAAAAAAATCAGTTTAAACGTATCAAACAAGCCATTAAAATATGTGCTCGACAAACTGATGAAAGATTTCTATCTTCTTTTTGAAATTGAAGACAACCTGCTGGTAGTGCGCGATTACGTTCCTATCGATGAGAGTATGGAATACGAAAATGCAACGCAACAATTTGCCAGCACTAACCGTGGTTTTCTGTTCGATAATCCACGCGACAAACAGATCACTATTAAATTTAAATCGGCAAGTAATTTAATCATCATTCCAGTAAATATTAACGATTCGGATACGCTGAATTTTATTCTCGACACCGGCGTGCGCTACCCGATTATTACCGAGCTACCGTTTATTAATAAGCTGAATTTGAACTATATGATGCCGGTTAAGGTAAGAGGACTTGGCGAAGGAGAATCTCTGACGGCTTATCGTTCGGGAAATAATGTTATGCAAATTGACGGGTTAACAGCGCGTAACCAGGAAGTACAGATGATCATCGATGAAAACTTCCAGATTTCTCACATGCTCGGAATTCCGGTACACGGATTAATCGGCTTTAACCTGTTTAAAGACTACATCGTAAAAGTTGATTACCTGAATGAAAAACTGACTTTGTACAAACCGGAATATTTCAAGTACCGCGACCGCAACAAAGACATTATTATGCCTTTACATTTCGATGGAAACAAACCGTTTGTGCGCACCACAATTGTTACCGACGACATGAAAGAAGTGCCTGTTAAACTTTTGGTTGACACCGGCGCCAGCGATGCGCTTTGGTTATCGGAAAAATCAGACGAACGAATCAATCTTCCACAGCAACATGTTGAAACATTCTTGGGCCGTGGTTTAAATGGCGACCTGTATGGAACAAAAGGTCGTATTGATGCCATTTGGGTTGGACCTTTGCTGTTGACAAAACCGATTGTAGCCTTTCCAAATTCCAAACATATCGACAGCCTGATTTCGGTAAACGGCAGAAACGGAACCATTGGTGCAGAAATTTTAAGGCGTTTTTATGTTACAATCGATTACCGGAATAACCGGTTAACATTGCGTCCGAATCATAAAATTAAGGAAGACTTTAACTACAATATGAGTGGAATGGAGGTTACCAATCCGATGCCCGGACTACCCATTTTTACCATTGCTGATGTTCTCGAAAATTCTCCTGCACATATTGCCGGATTACAGGAAAACGACCAGATTATTCGTATAAACAGCAGTAATCACCAGTCGTTAGAGTTGAATGATATTAACCTGTTGCTTCAAAGCCGTGAAGACAAAAAAATTAAACTCACTGTATTACGAGACGGAGAAGAATTTAAAACCTCCTTTTATCTGAAAAAGATGTTTTAA
- a CDS encoding STN and carboxypeptidase regulatory-like domain-containing protein — translation MKPVKQLIILSSILLLSFTTKGQQQDGSIFERRISIYQTDQLLDFVLEQVSWQANVFFSYDATIIDSAHKVSISAQNKSLYTVLNTLLDTTQYCFGELQNQVIITRKSDDSVLTTAQDTVPIKYFFLSGKLIESRKDRPIPFASVSILDKPIGTISNTDGEFLLKVHPSYIRDSIVISCMGYEQKFLPANQLLDEDLFILEPASIKIKEIKVTAITPEKLLKNMRANYEKNYTPSTKLMTAFYRETVKQDKNYISVSEAVMEVLKAPYIGTSRGDLVRLLKGRKSRDVQPFKWLNFKLMGGPFTITELDAVKTVETFIDPQYEHVYDYQISDVIWYENQPVYVVKFQPQSSEFYPPFEGEMYVHRETFALVHANYHLNKAGLKQAEEIMIKKKPRKVKARPTYVHYQVSYRQYQGKWHLASAKASVKFKVRSKRDRINSEFHSVSDLLITNIQPTGLKRFNKDERFNRNDIFVEVLGVYDEKFWENYNIIKPNESLRNAFKQSLFN, via the coding sequence ATGAAGCCGGTAAAACAGCTGATCATATTATCATCCATCCTGTTGCTATCTTTTACTACAAAAGGCCAGCAACAGGATGGCTCTATTTTCGAGCGCCGCATAAGCATTTATCAAACCGATCAGTTGCTCGACTTTGTACTGGAACAGGTCAGCTGGCAGGCTAATGTATTTTTTTCGTACGATGCTACTATTATCGACTCTGCACATAAAGTAAGTATTTCGGCCCAAAATAAGTCGCTATACACCGTTTTAAATACTTTACTCGATACTACTCAATATTGTTTTGGCGAATTGCAAAACCAGGTTATTATTACGCGAAAATCGGATGATAGTGTGTTGACGACAGCACAAGACACCGTACCTATAAAGTATTTTTTCCTTTCGGGTAAATTAATAGAAAGCCGAAAAGATCGGCCCATTCCTTTTGCATCGGTTTCCATTTTAGATAAACCAATTGGCACTATCAGTAATACCGATGGCGAGTTTTTGCTAAAAGTTCATCCGTCGTACATCCGCGATTCCATAGTAATTTCGTGCATGGGCTACGAGCAAAAATTTTTACCGGCCAACCAGTTGCTCGACGAAGATCTTTTTATCCTTGAACCCGCTTCCATAAAAATAAAGGAGATAAAAGTTACGGCAATCACACCCGAAAAATTGCTGAAGAATATGCGGGCGAACTATGAAAAAAATTATACACCATCGACCAAACTCATGACCGCCTTTTACCGCGAAACTGTTAAACAGGATAAAAATTATATAAGTGTTTCGGAGGCGGTAATGGAAGTGTTAAAAGCACCTTATATTGGCACCTCGCGTGGCGATTTGGTGCGCTTGTTAAAAGGACGAAAAAGCCGTGATGTTCAACCTTTTAAATGGCTGAATTTTAAACTGATGGGAGGGCCGTTTACCATAACCGAGCTGGATGCTGTAAAAACCGTTGAAACCTTTATCGACCCGCAATACGAGCATGTTTACGATTACCAGATCAGCGATGTAATCTGGTATGAAAATCAACCAGTTTATGTGGTAAAATTTCAACCTCAATCCAGCGAATTTTACCCGCCTTTTGAAGGCGAAATGTATGTTCATCGTGAAACATTTGCACTGGTACATGCCAATTACCATCTAAATAAAGCGGGATTAAAACAGGCCGAAGAGATCATGATTAAAAAGAAACCGCGGAAAGTCAAGGCACGGCCAACCTATGTGCATTATCAGGTAAGTTACCGGCAGTACCAGGGAAAATGGCATTTGGCATCGGCAAAAGCATCGGTTAAATTTAAAGTACGAAGTAAAAGAGACCGCATAAACTCGGAGTTTCACAGTGTTTCCGACCTGCTGATCACCAATATTCAACCCACCGGTTTAAAGCGTTTCAACAAAGACGAACGTTTTAACCGTAACGATATTTTTGTGGAGGTTTTAGGAGTCTACGACGAAAAATTCTGGGAAAATTACAATATCATCAAACCGAATGAAAGCCTGCGAAATGCTTTTAAACAATCGCTGTTTAATTGA
- the rsgA gene encoding ribosome small subunit-dependent GTPase A, giving the protein MKEGLVIKSTGSWYTVEDENGNTYECKIKGKFRIKGIKNTNPVAVGDRVGFTLQNVSADENVAQVGLITKINERKNYIIRRSINLSKQAHIIAANIDQAVLVVTMQYPVTTTTFIDRYLASAEAYRIPVMIVFNKADRYNEDETEEMDLLIQIYRNIGYKCLKTSAKEGTGIDEFKDALNDKTNVINGHSGVGKSTLINLIQPGLNLKTMEISDSHKTGKHTTTYSQLFKLNFGGYIIDTPGIKAFGVLEMEPWEISHYFVEIFKFSEHCQYNNCSHTHEPGCAVKEAVENYQIAPSRFRSYLGLLEPDDKHRPAF; this is encoded by the coding sequence TTGAAAGAAGGATTAGTAATAAAATCGACCGGCAGCTGGTATACCGTGGAAGATGAAAACGGAAACACCTACGAATGCAAAATAAAGGGCAAATTTCGCATTAAAGGGATTAAGAACACGAATCCCGTTGCCGTGGGCGATCGTGTGGGATTTACACTGCAAAACGTTTCTGCCGACGAAAATGTAGCGCAGGTTGGTTTAATTACCAAGATCAACGAACGCAAAAACTACATTATTCGCCGATCTATTAATCTTTCAAAACAGGCGCATATAATCGCTGCCAACATCGATCAAGCAGTGCTTGTAGTAACCATGCAATACCCGGTTACTACAACTACTTTTATCGATCGATATCTGGCTTCGGCCGAGGCTTATCGCATTCCGGTTATGATTGTTTTTAACAAGGCTGACCGCTACAACGAGGACGAAACGGAAGAGATGGACCTGCTGATACAGATCTACCGTAATATTGGCTATAAATGCCTTAAAACCTCGGCTAAAGAAGGTACCGGTATCGATGAGTTTAAAGACGCTCTAAATGACAAAACCAATGTAATAAACGGCCATAGTGGTGTTGGAAAATCTACCCTTATCAACCTTATTCAACCGGGTTTGAATTTGAAAACCATGGAGATTTCGGATTCGCACAAAACCGGAAAACACACCACCACTTATTCACAGCTTTTTAAGCTGAATTTTGGCGGGTACATTATCGATACGCCGGGAATTAAAGCCTTTGGTGTTTTGGAAATGGAACCGTGGGAGATTTCGCACTATTTTGTTGAGATATTTAAATTTTCGGAGCATTGCCAGTATAATAATTGTTCACACACACACGAACCTGGTTGTGCCGTAAAAGAGGCCGTGGAAAATTATCAGATCGCTCCTTCCCGATTCAGAAGCTATTTAGGATTATTGGAACCGGATGATAAACATCGTCCCGCATTTTAA
- the uvrC gene encoding excinuclease ABC subunit UvrC — translation MKYKTENRNIDHLKSLISVLPNKPGIYQYLDQSNTIIYIGKAKNLRKRVSSYFTKNHDHRKTALLVRNIADIKHMVVESEQDALLLENNLIKKYQPRYNIRLKDDKSYPWICIKNEPFPRVFKTRNLVRDGSKYFGPYTSIYTVRTLLELFKSEYKLRTCNYNLSPENISSGKYKVCLEYHIGNCKGPCEGHVSVEKYDQGIADITDILKGNISGVIKHLEGMMTEMSENLNFEEAAAIKENYDSLKRYQSRSTVVSPVITDVDVYSIDEDENFAFINYLKIIKGAIIQTFTLEIKKGLDENTEELLLAGIIEIRQKIFSNAREILVPFKLENVIENVTFRIPQRGEKKQLLDLSKRNAKYFRLEKDKQAVLKNPNIRTDRILNTIKKDLQLKELPERIECFDNSNLQGTNPVAACVVFKNAKPAKKEYRHFNIKTVEGPNDFASMEEVVYRRYKRLKEENKPLPNLIVVDGGKGQLSATMKAMDNLELRGRITVIGIAKRLEEIYFPGDSVPIYINKNSETLKVIQHLRDEAHRFGITFHRDKRSKAFITSELGDINGVGAKTTEKLLKDFKSVKQIKLQKLNVLEASIGKAKARVVYDYFHKEKE, via the coding sequence TTGAAATATAAGACGGAAAATAGAAATATTGATCATTTAAAATCGCTTATATCGGTGTTGCCGAATAAGCCCGGTATTTATCAGTATTTGGATCAATCAAATACTATCATTTATATCGGAAAAGCCAAGAACCTGCGAAAGCGGGTTTCTTCGTATTTTACAAAGAATCATGATCACCGCAAAACAGCTTTGTTGGTGCGAAATATTGCTGATATAAAGCACATGGTGGTGGAGAGTGAGCAGGATGCTTTGTTGTTGGAAAATAACCTGATTAAAAAGTATCAGCCGCGTTACAATATTCGTTTAAAGGACGACAAAAGTTATCCGTGGATTTGTATAAAAAATGAGCCTTTTCCGCGTGTTTTTAAAACCCGAAACCTGGTTCGTGATGGATCTAAATATTTTGGACCGTACACCTCTATTTATACGGTAAGGACACTATTGGAGTTATTCAAGTCAGAATATAAATTACGTACATGTAATTATAATTTGTCCCCTGAAAACATTAGTTCAGGTAAATACAAAGTCTGCCTGGAATACCACATTGGAAACTGTAAAGGACCTTGTGAAGGGCATGTATCGGTAGAAAAATATGATCAGGGAATTGCTGATATTACGGATATATTGAAAGGAAATATTTCGGGTGTTATCAAGCATTTAGAAGGGATGATGACTGAAATGTCGGAGAATTTGAATTTCGAAGAAGCTGCAGCTATTAAAGAAAATTATGATTCGCTGAAACGTTATCAGAGCCGTTCAACAGTAGTATCTCCTGTTATTACAGACGTTGATGTTTATTCGATAGACGAGGATGAAAACTTTGCCTTTATTAATTACCTGAAGATAATAAAAGGAGCCATTATTCAAACCTTTACTTTGGAGATAAAAAAGGGCTTGGATGAGAATACAGAAGAACTTCTTTTGGCTGGAATTATTGAAATACGACAGAAAATATTTAGTAATGCACGCGAAATTCTGGTCCCTTTTAAGCTTGAAAATGTGATCGAAAATGTCACTTTTAGGATACCACAAAGAGGGGAGAAGAAGCAATTATTAGATCTTTCGAAACGAAATGCGAAGTATTTCCGCCTTGAAAAGGATAAGCAAGCAGTGCTTAAAAATCCTAATATCCGGACAGATCGCATATTAAATACCATTAAAAAGGATCTGCAATTAAAGGAATTACCCGAGCGTATTGAGTGTTTTGATAACAGTAATCTGCAAGGAACAAATCCTGTGGCAGCATGTGTGGTATTTAAAAATGCAAAACCGGCAAAGAAAGAATATCGTCATTTTAATATCAAAACCGTTGAAGGTCCAAACGATTTTGCTTCGATGGAGGAGGTGGTTTACAGGCGTTACAAGCGCCTAAAAGAAGAAAATAAACCATTGCCTAACCTGATTGTTGTTGATGGCGGAAAGGGCCAGTTGTCGGCTACAATGAAGGCAATGGACAACCTAGAATTACGGGGAAGAATTACTGTAATTGGTATCGCAAAAAGGTTGGAAGAAATCTATTTTCCCGGAGATTCTGTACCTATTTATATCAATAAAAACTCGGAAACGCTAAAAGTAATTCAGCATTTACGAGACGAAGCGCACCGTTTTGGAATAACCTTTCACAGAGATAAACGTTCTAAAGCTTTTATTACATCTGAACTTGGTGATATAAATGGGGTAGGGGCGAAGACTACAGAAAAATTGTTAAAGGATTTCAAATCGGTAAAACAGATAAAACTACAAAAATTGAATGTGTTGGAGGCATCAATTGGGAAAGCAAAAGCACGGGTAGTTTACGATTATTTTCATAAAGAAAAAGAATAA
- the rbfA gene encoding 30S ribosome-binding factor RbfA — MEQYSTRQNKISRLIQREMADILLKVNKERFPGKLISVTTVRVTKDLGIARIHLSIFPSEFASEILEEIKLSGKQLRGELGRKTGKSLRVIPDLEFYIDDSLDYIDNIDNLLKK; from the coding sequence ATGGAACAATACAGCACAAGACAGAATAAAATATCAAGGCTCATTCAACGTGAGATGGCCGACATTCTTTTAAAAGTAAACAAAGAACGCTTTCCCGGAAAACTCATCAGTGTAACCACCGTACGCGTTACAAAAGATTTGGGCATTGCGCGCATTCACCTCAGTATCTTCCCTTCGGAATTTGCCAGCGAAATTTTGGAAGAAATCAAACTTTCGGGCAAACAATTACGTGGCGAACTGGGCCGAAAAACCGGAAAAAGCCTGCGTGTTATTCCTGATCTGGAATTCTACATTGACGACAGCCTGGATTATATCGACAATATTGATAACCTGCTGAAAAAATAG
- the tdh gene encoding L-threonine 3-dehydrogenase, whose protein sequence is MKAIVKSKPEKGVWMEDVPIPKPGANDILLKVHKSAICGTDLHIYKWDEWAQQTIKTPVIIGHEYMGTVVEVGSEVDRVKVGERVTVEGHISCGFCRNCRRGRQHICDNTIGIGVNRDGGFAEYISVPAKNVLHIDQRISDEMMAIMDPLGNATHTALSFPLLGEDVLITGIGGPIGAMAAAICKFAGARNIIGTDLSKYRRDLARKMGATRVIDPTKESIKEAMQVHHMVSGFDIGLECSGSPVAFNDMVNHMYNGGKISLLGLLPERTQINWSKLIFKGLTLKGIYGREMYETWYHMEMMLTTGLDISPIITHRFKADDYQEAFEIMESGDCGKIILDWD, encoded by the coding sequence ATGAAGGCAATTGTAAAAAGCAAACCTGAAAAAGGCGTTTGGATGGAAGATGTTCCGATACCCAAACCAGGAGCAAATGATATTCTTTTAAAAGTACATAAATCAGCTATTTGCGGCACCGATTTGCACATTTATAAATGGGACGAATGGGCCCAACAAACCATTAAAACCCCGGTAATTATTGGCCACGAATACATGGGTACCGTGGTTGAAGTGGGCTCGGAAGTTGACCGCGTAAAAGTGGGTGAACGTGTTACTGTTGAAGGCCACATTTCGTGTGGTTTTTGCCGAAATTGCCGACGTGGTCGTCAGCACATTTGCGATAATACCATTGGAATTGGAGTAAACCGCGACGGTGGTTTTGCTGAATATATTTCTGTTCCGGCGAAAAACGTACTGCACATCGATCAGAGAATTTCGGATGAAATGATGGCGATTATGGATCCGCTTGGAAACGCCACGCACACAGCACTTTCGTTTCCTTTATTGGGCGAAGATGTGTTAATTACCGGAATTGGCGGACCAATTGGTGCTATGGCTGCAGCTATTTGCAAATTTGCCGGAGCCCGCAATATTATTGGTACCGACTTAAGTAAATACCGCCGCGATCTGGCCCGAAAAATGGGTGCAACACGTGTTATCGATCCAACAAAAGAGAGTATCAAAGAGGCCATGCAAGTGCATCATATGGTTAGTGGTTTCGATATTGGTTTGGAATGTTCCGGTTCGCCGGTTGCCTTTAACGACATGGTAAATCACATGTACAACGGTGGAAAAATCAGTTTGCTGGGTTTGCTGCCCGAACGTACTCAAATTAACTGGAGTAAGCTTATTTTTAAAGGATTAACACTAAAAGGAATTTATGGCCGCGAAATGTATGAAACCTGGTACCACATGGAAATGATGCTTACTACCGGCCTCGATATTTCGCCGATTATTACCCACCGTTTTAAAGCTGACGATTACCAGGAAGCCTTCGAAATTATGGAATCAGGCGACTGTGGAAAGATCATATTGGATTGGGATTAA
- a CDS encoding FecR domain-containing protein — MENIENFDWKLVTKYLNNETSSQENDEVETWINQSDRNREEFEQYKNMLNKVDSYYQAKNFDNETAWKNVHTQISPAKVRSIQLQKTRKEVIAQFYKYAAIVVIALLLGSVAYYLGFRNPDKAYYSETISAKDQVLNEYVLPDGSVVTLNNDSKLLFPKKFKGDTREVTIIGEAFFDVQRNPEKPFVINAGNAQVKVLGTSFNVSAYPDAETVEVIVKTGKVQVISKNENHEMESREVFLSPGEKGTLHVSNRELMKTVNSNPNFLAWKTHDLIFNTVPLHEVVDCLEKAYHIDIDVMEPELNDLLYEGHFDQKPVDFVLNVIRLTFDLDLSVEGKHYTLMSRTNKQ; from the coding sequence ATGGAGAACATAGAAAATTTTGATTGGAAACTGGTTACCAAATATTTGAATAACGAAACCAGTTCGCAGGAAAATGACGAGGTGGAGACCTGGATCAATCAGTCTGATAGAAACCGGGAAGAGTTTGAGCAGTATAAAAACATGCTCAACAAAGTAGATTCCTATTACCAGGCAAAAAATTTCGATAACGAAACGGCCTGGAAAAATGTTCATACACAAATAAGCCCTGCTAAAGTTCGATCTATTCAGCTACAAAAAACAAGGAAGGAGGTTATTGCACAATTTTACAAATATGCTGCAATAGTTGTTATCGCACTTTTATTGGGTTCAGTTGCATATTACCTTGGTTTCCGCAACCCGGACAAGGCTTATTACAGCGAAACGATCTCGGCCAAAGATCAGGTGCTGAACGAATATGTTTTACCCGATGGTTCGGTGGTTACTTTAAACAACGATTCGAAACTGCTGTTTCCGAAAAAGTTTAAAGGAGACACCCGCGAAGTTACCATCATTGGCGAAGCATTTTTCGATGTTCAGCGTAATCCCGAAAAACCGTTTGTAATAAATGCCGGCAATGCACAGGTTAAAGTTTTAGGTACCTCTTTTAACGTTAGTGCATACCCGGACGCAGAAACTGTTGAGGTTATTGTTAAAACAGGTAAAGTTCAGGTAATCAGTAAAAACGAGAATCATGAAATGGAAAGCCGCGAGGTATTTTTGTCTCCCGGCGAAAAAGGAACGCTCCACGTATCAAACCGCGAACTGATGAAAACAGTAAACAGCAATCCGAATTTCCTGGCCTGGAAAACACACGACCTCATTTTCAACACTGTTCCGTTACACGAAGTGGTGGATTGTCTTGAAAAAGCTTACCACATTGATATCGACGTGATGGAACCGGAGCTAAACGACCTCTTATACGAAGGTCATTTTGATCAAAAACCGGTTGATTTCGTTTTAAATGTAATTCGGCTCACATTTGATCTGGATTTATCGGTTGAAGGCAAACATTACACTTTAATGAGCCGTACAAACAAACAGTAA
- the mnmA gene encoding tRNA 2-thiouridine(34) synthase MnmA has protein sequence MNKRVLLGMSGGIDSSVSAMLLQEQGYTVIGVTFLFSGSDGQNHHFLKDATDLADRLKIQHITVDLRKEFEEYVICYFIDEYLKGRTPFPCAYCNPNLKFKYLNKYANAMDCDSIATGHYVKTGIYNGQKYLFQGQDPEKDQSFFLWGLPRDIVNKLIFPLGNFRKADIRNVAREKGFLSLSKKKDSLGICFIEGNDYRQFLKKRGIKSQPGNFVDKKGSILGEHKGIFNYTIGQRRGLGLDLNFPLFVAEFRLDANEIVLAKYNDLYRSKLHLENCYIIDKEIVNSNEELIVKVRYRLQETRCNLHILNDTVAEVELLEPEAMIAPGQTAVFYHNDRLVGGGFIKLAE, from the coding sequence ATGAATAAACGTGTTTTGCTGGGGATGAGTGGAGGAATTGATAGTTCTGTTTCGGCGATGCTGTTGCAGGAACAAGGCTATACTGTTATTGGAGTAACGTTTCTTTTTAGTGGTTCCGACGGACAAAATCATCACTTTTTAAAGGATGCAACGGATTTAGCTGATCGTTTGAAAATACAACATATTACTGTCGATCTGCGCAAGGAATTTGAAGAGTATGTAATTTGCTATTTCATCGACGAATATCTAAAAGGTCGTACACCTTTTCCCTGTGCTTATTGCAACCCTAATCTGAAATTTAAATACCTGAATAAATACGCGAATGCAATGGATTGCGATTCTATTGCTACCGGACATTATGTGAAAACCGGAATTTATAATGGCCAGAAATATCTTTTTCAAGGTCAGGATCCGGAGAAAGATCAGTCGTTTTTTCTTTGGGGATTACCGCGAGATATTGTAAATAAACTGATTTTTCCATTAGGCAATTTTAGAAAAGCCGACATTAGAAATGTTGCCAGGGAAAAAGGATTTTTATCCTTATCTAAAAAGAAGGATAGCCTGGGAATATGTTTTATTGAGGGAAATGATTACCGACAATTTCTAAAAAAGAGAGGCATAAAATCGCAACCCGGAAATTTTGTTGATAAAAAAGGGAGCATTTTGGGTGAGCATAAGGGAATTTTCAACTATACCATCGGTCAGCGCCGCGGATTGGGTTTAGATCTGAATTTTCCACTATTTGTTGCAGAATTTCGTCTAGATGCTAACGAAATTGTGTTAGCAAAATACAACGATTTGTACCGATCAAAATTACATCTTGAAAATTGTTATATAATTGATAAAGAGATAGTTAATAGTAATGAAGAGCTGATTGTAAAAGTGCGTTACAGGCTTCAGGAAACCCGCTGTAATTTGCATATTTTAAACGATACTGTGGCTGAGGTCGAATTATTAGAACCTGAAGCCATGATTGCACCCGGACAAACTGCGGTTTTTTATCATAACGACAGATTAGTGGGGGGTGGATTTATAAAATTGGCTGAATAG
- a CDS encoding ABC transporter permease, translating into MNLPFFIAKRYLFSKKKQNIINIISWISMAGIVVGTMAIIIIVSVLNGFTDLIGVFYSDFDPDIRISSVEGKMFDPNTIDIKQIKALPDVVSYAEVVEEVAMLSYGKRQSPATIKGVPDNYPDYTNIDKLLIEGEYYLKKDGIDYAVVGRGIANNLGVGISFLDPLHVYVPKKGKQVSLNPSRAFNHNSLFPSAVFAVLEDVDAKYILVSKAFATQLFDSGNNISAIELAIADGADVDYIQDKLQEIVGAGFHVKNKEQQHDLVFKTMKSEKWAVYFILVFILLLASGNMIGNLTMLYIDKKEDISILGSMGLPIKQINRIFLFEGWLISLAGGVLGTVLGVFVCWLQITFELVKLPGAGGSFVISAYPVHIIFTDIILAFIAVLIIGFIASWYPVKFMSQKQLAPANIN; encoded by the coding sequence TTGAACTTACCATTTTTCATAGCAAAACGATACTTGTTCTCGAAAAAGAAACAGAACATTATTAACATAATATCATGGATTTCGATGGCCGGAATTGTGGTAGGTACCATGGCTATTATTATTATCGTTTCGGTGTTAAATGGGTTTACCGATCTGATTGGGGTATTTTATAGCGACTTCGATCCTGACATTAGAATATCGTCGGTTGAGGGAAAAATGTTCGATCCCAACACCATTGATATTAAGCAAATTAAAGCCTTACCCGATGTGGTTTCGTATGCCGAAGTTGTTGAAGAAGTGGCCATGTTGAGCTATGGAAAACGGCAATCCCCTGCTACCATTAAAGGTGTTCCCGATAACTATCCGGATTATACCAACATTGATAAACTGCTGATTGAAGGCGAATATTACCTCAAAAAAGACGGCATTGATTACGCTGTAGTGGGCCGCGGAATTGCCAATAATCTTGGCGTTGGCATTTCTTTTCTCGATCCGCTGCATGTTTATGTGCCCAAAAAGGGGAAGCAGGTATCACTAAATCCTTCGCGTGCTTTTAACCACAATTCTCTGTTCCCGTCGGCGGTATTTGCGGTGCTCGAAGATGTGGATGCCAAATACATACTGGTATCTAAAGCGTTTGCCACCCAGCTTTTTGACAGTGGAAACAACATTTCCGCCATTGAACTGGCCATTGCCGATGGGGCCGATGTTGATTATATCCAGGATAAACTGCAAGAAATTGTGGGTGCCGGGTTCCACGTGAAAAATAAAGAACAACAACACGACCTGGTTTTTAAAACCATGAAATCGGAAAAATGGGCCGTGTATTTTATCCTCGTTTTTATTTTGCTGCTGGCTTCCGGAAATATGATCGGCAACCTGACCATGCTTTACATCGATAAAAAAGAGGACATTTCAATACTAGGCAGCATGGGGCTTCCCATAAAACAAATCAACCGGATTTTTCTTTTCGAAGGCTGGTTAATATCTCTGGCAGGTGGTGTTTTAGGTACCGTTTTGGGCGTATTTGTTTGCTGGTTGCAAATTACTTTTGAGTTGGTAAAATTGCCCGGAGCCGGCGGTTCTTTTGTTATTTCGGCATACCCGGTACACATCATTTTTACCGATATCATTCTGGCTTTCATTGCAGTACTTATTATTGGGTTTATTGCATCGTGGTATCCGGTTAAATTTATGTCGCAAAAACAATTAGCTCCCGCCAATATTAACTAA